A single window of Dehalococcoidia bacterium DNA harbors:
- a CDS encoding sugar kinase, whose translation MLLFGTVPSKDLPMTYGQVRQEGDYLFADGQRFSRTQGTGAMISAALAMTDYFKLEAPHVLIAGDIGDGKGTRDMYKYLTEHVVELAPEVLTMHYSLPIMALLKKLLETIKGCAKRPFMIADAGAMYAAKGAGLASEFDIFTPDPSEIAFLADPQATHPAYISHHLFACDADKIPGQIADAFKNNSAAKLLLVKGKTDYIAMNGEILATITEPNVPTLEPIGGTGDTITGLVSGLVYAGLEPKDAAIYACRTNRMAGLLAQPTPATKVKEVIDQFSVVAAQNYCSWTGVCEATPVNRRRHV comes from the coding sequence ATGCTCCTTTTTGGTACTGTGCCAAGCAAAGACCTGCCGATGACCTACGGCCAGGTACGGCAGGAAGGCGACTATCTGTTTGCTGATGGCCAGCGTTTTTCGCGCACCCAGGGCACCGGCGCCATGATAAGCGCGGCGCTGGCCATGACCGACTACTTCAAACTGGAAGCCCCGCACGTTCTGATTGCCGGCGATATCGGCGACGGAAAAGGGACGCGCGATATGTATAAATATCTGACGGAGCACGTCGTGGAGCTCGCGCCTGAAGTGCTCACCATGCATTACAGCCTGCCTATCATGGCGCTGCTCAAGAAACTCCTGGAGACGATAAAGGGCTGCGCCAAACGCCCCTTTATGATTGCCGATGCCGGCGCCATGTATGCCGCCAAGGGCGCCGGGCTGGCCTCGGAGTTCGACATCTTCACCCCCGACCCCTCCGAGATTGCCTTCCTGGCGGACCCGCAGGCCACCCATCCAGCCTACATATCGCATCACCTGTTTGCCTGCGACGCCGACAAAATTCCCGGCCAGATAGCCGATGCTTTCAAAAACAACAGCGCGGCCAAACTGCTGCTGGTCAAGGGTAAAACCGATTACATCGCGATGAACGGAGAGATACTGGCGACCATCACCGAACCCAACGTGCCAACGCTGGAACCCATCGGCGGCACCGGCGATACTATTACCGGCCTTGTCTCCGGGCTGGTGTATGCCGGACTGGAACCCAAGGATGCCGCTATCTACGCCTGCCGCACCAACCGCATGGCCGGTTTGCTGGCCCAGCCGACTCCTGCCACCAAAGTCAAAGAAGTCATCGACCAGTTCTCTGTGGTAGCCGCACAGAACTATTGCTCGTGGACTGGCGTTTGCGAGGCAACGCCTGTAAATAGGAGGCGTCATGTTTGA
- a CDS encoding SirA family protein, translated as MFEVDALGLACPIPVVRVQKAMASHPNEPLLVKVDNRAAKENVTRLAQNKGYNVKSGQFGEEIHIELTPKP; from the coding sequence ATGTTTGAAGTTGATGCTCTGGGTCTGGCCTGCCCCATCCCGGTAGTGCGCGTGCAAAAGGCTATGGCCAGCCATCCGAATGAACCGCTTCTGGTAAAGGTGGACAACCGTGCCGCCAAAGAAAACGTGACGCGCCTGGCGCAGAATAAGGGTTACAACGTCAAAAGCGGGCAATTCGGGGAGGAAATCCATATCGAGTTAACTCCCAAACCGTGA
- the yedF gene encoding sulfurtransferase-like selenium metabolism protein YedF — protein MVKEVDCRKLTCPLPVVNTKKALEQAHGENLLVVVDNIVSRDNVRRFVQSQGHEVKIEDRGGGLFYMHITPNPEAGKKPAGAANIPTSGGVVVFITTDQLGVGDERLGQILMKAFLNTLHDSEPKPEKIMFINNGVKLTTEGSEVLDSLAALTADGVQIMSCGTCLNYYGILDKLKFGIVGNMYDIVNSLLEAGKVIKI, from the coding sequence ATGGTCAAAGAGGTCGATTGCCGCAAGCTGACATGCCCGCTACCGGTGGTAAATACCAAAAAGGCGCTGGAACAAGCGCACGGCGAGAATCTGCTGGTCGTGGTCGACAACATCGTGAGCCGCGACAACGTGCGCCGTTTCGTGCAGAGCCAGGGGCACGAGGTAAAAATCGAAGACCGGGGCGGCGGGCTGTTCTACATGCATATTACACCTAACCCTGAAGCGGGCAAAAAGCCTGCCGGAGCGGCGAACATTCCTACCAGTGGCGGAGTGGTTGTATTTATTACGACCGACCAGCTGGGGGTGGGCGACGAGCGGTTGGGGCAGATATTGATGAAAGCCTTCCTCAACACGCTGCACGACTCCGAGCCCAAGCCCGAGAAAATCATGTTCATCAATAACGGCGTGAAGCTGACCACGGAAGGCTCCGAAGTTCTGGACAGCCTGGCGGCGCTGACGGCAGACGGCGTGCAGATAATGTCCTGCGGGACTTGTCTTAACTATTATGGGATTCTCGACAAATTAAAGTTCGGCATCGTTGGCAACATGTACGATATCGTCAACTCGCTGCTCGAAGCCGGCAAGGTCATTAAAATCTAG
- the lpdA gene encoding dihydrolipoyl dehydrogenase, with the protein MPDLLADVAVIGSGPAGYSAALRASKLGAKVTLIEKGELGGACLNRACIPTKTLLHSLALLRSINNAASFGINNGNATIDVNKLRERKNAVISIMTSGVAQLMDESGVAVVRGKARLLSPNHIEIVGDNGAVQTLKADKIIIATGSVPRHLDVPGAESAGIWYSSDVLELKHIPQSLLMIGGGAVGVELAAIFNGLGASVTILEIMPRILPNEDAEVTPVLERALKKEGIQIFTGAQIDRIETLADVKRVHFRCGEAGKTLDAEAVCVAIGQKPFFEGLGLSGCGVKAGTRGIEVDGHMRTSVPNVFAAGDVAGKSMLAYVAMAEGRIAAGNALGGNTPMDYSAIPRCVYTPIELASVGLTEADALLKGLKIKCLRSNMAANASATIQGERRGLVKLIVSENTRTLLGAHIVGAGAAELIAECALAVKMGATIDNLQQTLHLHPTLSEAVWEAAFGMEI; encoded by the coding sequence ATGCCCGACCTTTTAGCAGATGTTGCGGTCATCGGCAGCGGACCCGCCGGCTATAGCGCCGCTCTCCGCGCTTCAAAATTGGGGGCTAAAGTCACCCTTATTGAAAAAGGCGAACTCGGCGGAGCCTGTCTCAACAGGGCCTGCATACCCACCAAAACACTGCTCCATTCTCTGGCTCTATTACGCTCAATCAACAATGCCGCCAGCTTCGGCATCAACAACGGCAATGCAACTATCGATGTCAATAAGCTGCGCGAAAGGAAAAATGCCGTTATTTCTATCATGACCTCCGGCGTAGCCCAGCTTATGGATGAAAGCGGCGTCGCGGTGGTCCGCGGCAAGGCTCGCCTGCTCTCTCCAAACCATATCGAGATAGTCGGAGACAATGGGGCTGTTCAAACTCTCAAAGCGGATAAGATTATCATCGCTACAGGCTCAGTCCCTCGCCATTTAGATGTGCCGGGCGCGGAGAGCGCCGGTATCTGGTATTCCAGCGATGTTCTGGAACTTAAACATATTCCGCAGAGCCTCCTAATGATTGGCGGAGGCGCGGTGGGCGTGGAACTGGCGGCTATTTTCAACGGATTGGGTGCCAGTGTCACCATTCTGGAAATAATGCCTCGTATCCTGCCCAATGAGGATGCGGAGGTCACGCCGGTACTGGAGCGAGCGCTGAAGAAGGAGGGCATCCAGATATTCACCGGCGCTCAAATCGACCGTATAGAAACTCTTGCAGATGTGAAGCGGGTTCATTTCAGATGCGGAGAGGCGGGAAAAACGCTTGATGCGGAAGCTGTCTGCGTCGCCATCGGGCAGAAGCCTTTTTTTGAAGGACTGGGACTATCCGGTTGCGGCGTAAAGGCCGGTACCCGCGGCATTGAAGTGGACGGCCACATGCGCACCAGCGTCCCCAACGTATTTGCCGCCGGTGATGTGGCCGGCAAGTCCATGCTGGCTTATGTCGCCATGGCCGAAGGGCGCATTGCGGCCGGGAACGCATTGGGGGGCAATACGCCGATGGACTATTCGGCCATCCCCCGTTGCGTTTATACGCCTATCGAGCTTGCCAGCGTGGGGCTAACCGAGGCTGATGCGCTATTGAAGGGTCTAAAAATCAAATGCCTGCGTTCTAACATGGCAGCCAATGCCTCGGCCACTATACAGGGTGAAAGACGCGGATTAGTCAAACTGATAGTCTCGGAGAATACTAGAACTTTGCTAGGAGCCCACATCGTCGGAGCCGGGGCCGCCGAACTCATAGCGGAGTGCGCTCTGGCTGTCAAGATGGGTGCAACCATCGATAACCTCCAGCAGACTCTTCATCTCCACCCCACCCTTTCCGAAGCAGTTTGGGAAGCGGCGTTCGGGATGGAAATCTAG
- the gcvH gene encoding glycine cleavage system protein GcvH, translating into MHPNELLYSPDHIWCKKEPDGNVRLGMTYHYQEQLKNIVYVDLPKVGTLLQHGEPFASFESSKTAADLTCPISGSVIETNAQLQDKPGLVNKDPYGQGWMVLVKPTHPEELDLLLSSKEYIDLILK; encoded by the coding sequence ATGCATCCAAACGAGCTTTTATATAGCCCGGACCACATCTGGTGCAAAAAAGAACCTGACGGAAATGTCCGCCTGGGAATGACGTACCATTATCAGGAACAGCTTAAAAACATAGTGTATGTGGACTTGCCAAAGGTGGGGACTCTTTTACAACACGGCGAGCCCTTCGCCTCTTTCGAATCCTCCAAGACAGCCGCCGACCTGACATGTCCCATAAGCGGAAGTGTCATAGAGACAAACGCTCAACTCCAGGATAAACCTGGACTGGTCAATAAAGACCCTTATGGTCAGGGATGGATGGTGCTGGTCAAACCCACCCATCCCGAAGAGTTGGACCTTCTTCTCTCCTCTAAAGAGTATATAGATTTGATACTGAAATAG
- a CDS encoding DUF3343 domain-containing protein has product MRAKPVLEEAGFKVREVAPPVEYRTGCDLAVEVDATDVDAAENVLIEKGVMILDILFMPKGTKLIPVYLTKLIKTVDYGDYVMVRCGNMKITYQKGSGTIVNISGGGCPDIPYLGMKLYGTIIGQGPKPRALGKTVCAYTLEHAYNKALEIFSKESSKKKGK; this is encoded by the coding sequence ATGCGCGCCAAGCCAGTTCTCGAAGAAGCCGGTTTCAAAGTACGAGAAGTAGCACCGCCGGTAGAATACCGCACAGGATGCGACCTGGCGGTGGAAGTGGACGCCACCGACGTGGATGCCGCCGAGAACGTCCTTATCGAAAAAGGCGTGATGATACTCGATATTCTGTTCATGCCAAAGGGAACCAAGCTCATACCCGTCTATCTTACCAAACTCATTAAAACGGTTGATTACGGTGACTATGTCATGGTGCGCTGCGGCAATATGAAAATCACATATCAAAAGGGGAGCGGCACCATCGTAAACATCTCCGGAGGCGGCTGCCCGGATATCCCATACCTGGGTATGAAGCTTTACGGGACGATAATCGGCCAGGGGCCGAAACCGCGCGCTCTGGGCAAGACGGTATGCGCCTATACGCTTGAACACGCCTACAACAAAGCGCTGGAAATATTCAGCAAAGAATCAAGCAAGAAGAAGGGGAAATAG